From a single Candidatus Neomarinimicrobiota bacterium genomic region:
- a CDS encoding sigma-70 family RNA polymerase sigma factor, whose amino-acid sequence MNDKERNLILRAQNGDHFAFEQLVSNYDRQVLKLAYSMVGNVDDAQDVYQEALISAYRSLPKFKMKSNFFTWLYRIAVNKAINFRRQKMRHPLESITFENSDSLGYEQSFRTTPNENPEASVVNSELKEIIEEALANISSRERMAFVLCHQQGYKLKEASKLMECSIGAVKSYLFRAREKLKLKLKQYMEL is encoded by the coding sequence ATGAACGATAAGGAGAGAAATTTGATACTCCGTGCGCAAAATGGAGACCATTTTGCTTTTGAGCAACTTGTGAGTAACTACGATAGACAGGTACTGAAATTGGCTTATTCGATGGTAGGTAACGTTGATGACGCACAGGACGTCTATCAGGAAGCGTTGATCTCCGCTTACAGGTCTCTCCCGAAATTTAAAATGAAAAGCAACTTTTTTACATGGCTTTACCGGATAGCCGTAAACAAAGCGATAAACTTCAGACGGCAAAAAATGAGACATCCTTTAGAGTCTATAACGTTTGAGAATTCTGATTCTTTGGGTTATGAGCAGAGCTTCAGAACAACTCCGAACGAAAATCCCGAAGCAAGCGTCGTTAATAGCGAGCTGAAAGAGATAATCGAAGAGGCTCTGGCTAATATTTCCTCCCGGGAACGGATGGCGTTCGTTCTCTGCCATCAGCAGGGTTATAAATTAAAAGAAGCTTCGAAACTAATGGAGTGTTCCATCGGGGCTGTAAAGAGTTACCTTTTCAGGGCGAGAGAGAAATTGAAACTGAAACTTAAGCAATACATGGAGTTATAA